A genomic segment from Modestobacter roseus encodes:
- a CDS encoding 3'(2'),5'-bisphosphate nucleotidase CysQ, translating into MSDHDLAADLATRAGKLLLSVRDRGLPDAAARKAAGDAESHTFLMAQLAELCPGDAVLSEEGADDAARLSADRVWIVDPLDGTREFSEPDRADWAVHVALWTLGELVAGAVALPAEGTTIDTGRPPTVPARAGGPIRLAVSRSRPPVMVAEVATRLRADLVPMGSAGVKAMAVVRGQADAYVHAGGQYEWDSAAPVAVARAAGLHTSRIDGSPLQYNRPSPWLPDLVVCRPELAEQVLAAVAEAQGNART; encoded by the coding sequence GTGTCCGACCACGACCTCGCCGCCGACCTGGCCACCCGCGCCGGGAAGCTGCTCCTCTCCGTCCGCGACCGCGGCCTGCCCGACGCCGCCGCCCGCAAGGCCGCCGGCGACGCCGAGTCGCACACCTTCCTCATGGCACAGCTCGCCGAGCTCTGCCCCGGCGACGCCGTCCTCTCCGAGGAGGGCGCCGACGACGCCGCCCGGCTCTCCGCCGACCGCGTCTGGATCGTCGACCCGCTCGACGGCACCCGCGAGTTCAGCGAGCCCGACCGCGCCGACTGGGCCGTGCACGTCGCGCTCTGGACCCTCGGCGAGCTCGTCGCCGGCGCCGTCGCGCTGCCCGCCGAAGGCACCACCATCGACACCGGCCGGCCCCCGACCGTGCCCGCCCGTGCGGGCGGCCCGATCCGCCTCGCCGTCAGCCGCTCCCGGCCGCCGGTGATGGTCGCCGAGGTCGCCACCCGCCTGCGCGCCGACCTCGTGCCCATGGGCTCGGCCGGGGTGAAGGCGATGGCGGTCGTCCGCGGCCAGGCCGACGCCTACGTGCACGCCGGCGGCCAGTACGAGTGGGACTCCGCCGCCCCCGTCGCCGTCGCCCGCGCCGCCGGCCTGCACACCAGCCGCATCGACGGCAGCCCGCTGCAGTACAACCGGCCCAGCCCCTGGCTGCCCGACCTGGTCGTCTGCCGGCCCGAGCTCGCCGAGCAGGTGCTCGCGGCCGTCGCCGAGGCGCAGGGGAACGCGCGCACCTGA
- a CDS encoding acyltransferase family protein, protein MTPSDATPARVAAIDVARAVAVIGVVVNHSIDGMVGAGLIGDGHPLERLNAALYVFRMPALALLLGLFIPRSVARRGVAGYLAHRGAVLVWLYLLWFALQSSIESLTSDYKNLERPWGAIVRVWEPFAHLWFLPFLLVASAVLAVLQPWRGRARQVLAGGGLVLVGVLLWGWDRNVVGLTGLSLLAFAAVGSMLGLARLGGWMQRSAAGWAAAGVAAGAVFLALLQLGPVPGTLPEDVGYLTRAVSALAAAAGTLALLAVAVLLSRSAPVAAFLAAIGRRTLPVYLAHVVIVAGVRVALGAVGVDQPVVIVVVAVLAGVGLPFAAAVFADGRPWASWLFDLPEPLRRRLPRPRARQPLPAPEPNTVAAANAVAPQSGPLRAVRRVQPEN, encoded by the coding sequence GTGACACCCAGTGACGCCACCCCCGCCCGGGTGGCGGCCATCGACGTGGCGCGGGCTGTCGCGGTGATCGGGGTGGTGGTGAACCACTCGATCGACGGCATGGTGGGCGCGGGGCTGATCGGCGACGGGCACCCGCTGGAGCGGCTCAACGCGGCGCTGTACGTGTTCCGGATGCCGGCGCTGGCGCTGCTGCTCGGGCTGTTCATCCCGCGGTCGGTGGCCCGGCGCGGGGTCGCCGGATACCTCGCCCACCGGGGTGCGGTGCTGGTGTGGCTCTACCTGCTGTGGTTCGCGCTGCAGAGCTCGATCGAGTCGCTGACCAGTGACTACAAGAACCTGGAGCGCCCCTGGGGCGCGATCGTGCGGGTGTGGGAGCCGTTCGCGCACCTGTGGTTCCTGCCGTTCCTGCTCGTCGCCTCGGCGGTGCTGGCGGTGCTGCAGCCGTGGCGCGGGCGGGCGCGGCAGGTGCTGGCCGGCGGTGGGCTGGTGCTGGTGGGCGTGCTGCTGTGGGGCTGGGACCGCAACGTCGTCGGGCTGACCGGGCTGTCGCTGCTGGCCTTCGCCGCGGTGGGCAGCATGCTCGGGCTGGCCCGGCTCGGCGGGTGGATGCAGCGCTCGGCGGCGGGCTGGGCGGCCGCCGGGGTCGCCGCGGGCGCGGTGTTCCTGGCGCTGCTGCAGCTCGGGCCGGTGCCCGGGACGCTGCCGGAGGACGTGGGGTATCTCACCCGCGCGGTGAGCGCGCTGGCCGCCGCGGCCGGCACGCTGGCGCTGCTCGCCGTCGCGGTGCTGCTGTCGCGGTCCGCTCCGGTGGCGGCGTTCCTGGCCGCGATCGGACGGCGGACGCTGCCGGTCTACCTGGCGCACGTGGTGATCGTGGCCGGGGTGCGGGTGGCGCTGGGGGCGGTGGGCGTCGACCAGCCGGTGGTGATCGTCGTCGTCGCCGTGCTGGCCGGGGTGGGGCTGCCCTTCGCGGCGGCGGTGTTCGCCGACGGCCGGCCGTGGGCGAGCTGGCTGTTCGACCTCCCCGAGCCGCTGCGCCGTCGGCTGCCGCGGCCCCGTGCGCGGCAGCCGCTCCCGGCGCCAGAGCCGAACACGGTGGCGGCGGCCAACGCGGTCGCGCCGCAGAGCGGCCCGCTGCGCGCCGTCCGCCGGGTGCAGCCGGAGAACTGA
- a CDS encoding teichoic acid transporter translates to MTQAAGEAQEVRRSFGLRMVVAVLGLVATFGTSVLAVRALDARPAAGFLAVLGALMLGPMVGRLGLGQSAIRAISAAPGPGEVAVQVVAHLRAVALLSLLTAPAVAWLATAVVQDDRGRVVLLVAAMIVLETVRLTVSDVFAALGRIPWSVAATHHSRSIIALVAMGVVVLASGGSTTLLTLLTVYAGTSLALLAVVLSALLVGLPRRARGTGRRWWAPMLAAVAAGAWLFTVELGAFLVGRGDVWLAGWAFGAQDALEYSTASVLAMQVTVLEGLANIAIAPVAARMWAAGEHARVFRLLSASATLSTAVTVLAVALAWLLGPQALALYGDGLGDAAPTSACWPPAGSAWPSAAPARCCSWSPATGGPRPARSPSRCSSPSRPRCSPPGSAARCRWRSPAPSPPRCCSAPTWSPAGAPSAAHRCPPAT, encoded by the coding sequence GTGACCCAGGCAGCCGGGGAGGCCCAGGAGGTCCGCCGGAGCTTCGGGCTGCGCATGGTCGTGGCCGTGCTCGGGCTGGTGGCCACCTTCGGCACCTCGGTGCTCGCCGTCCGGGCGCTCGACGCCCGCCCCGCCGCCGGGTTCCTCGCCGTCCTCGGTGCGCTCATGCTCGGCCCGATGGTCGGCCGGCTGGGCCTGGGCCAGAGCGCTATCCGGGCCATCAGCGCCGCGCCCGGCCCCGGCGAGGTCGCCGTCCAGGTGGTCGCCCACCTGCGCGCCGTCGCGCTCCTCTCCCTGCTCACCGCACCCGCCGTCGCCTGGCTGGCCACCGCCGTCGTGCAGGACGACCGCGGCCGGGTGGTGCTGCTGGTCGCGGCGATGATCGTGCTGGAGACCGTGCGGCTCACCGTCAGCGACGTCTTCGCCGCGCTCGGCCGCATCCCCTGGTCGGTGGCAGCCACCCACCACAGCCGCTCGATCATCGCGCTCGTCGCCATGGGCGTCGTCGTCCTCGCCTCGGGCGGGTCGACGACGCTGCTGACCCTGCTCACCGTCTACGCGGGCACCTCGCTGGCGCTGCTGGCCGTCGTCCTCTCCGCACTCCTGGTGGGGCTGCCCCGGCGCGCGCGGGGCACCGGCCGCCGCTGGTGGGCGCCGATGCTCGCCGCCGTCGCCGCCGGGGCGTGGCTGTTCACCGTCGAGCTCGGCGCGTTCCTCGTCGGCCGCGGCGACGTGTGGCTGGCCGGCTGGGCCTTCGGCGCGCAGGACGCCCTGGAGTACTCCACCGCCAGCGTGCTGGCCATGCAGGTGACCGTGCTCGAGGGGCTGGCCAACATCGCCATCGCCCCGGTCGCCGCCCGGATGTGGGCCGCCGGCGAGCACGCCCGGGTGTTCCGGCTGCTGTCGGCCAGCGCCACCCTGAGCACCGCGGTCACCGTGCTCGCCGTCGCCCTCGCCTGGCTGCTCGGGCCGCAGGCCCTCGCCCTCTACGGCGACGGCCTCGGCGACGCCGCCCCTACCTCGGCGTGCTGGCCACCGGCGGGCTCGGCATGGCCGTCTGCGGCTCCTGCGCGGTGCTGCTCGTGGTCACCGGCAACGGGCGGGCCGCGGCCGGCTCGGTCACCGTCGCGATGCTCGTCGCCGTCCCGGCCGCGGTGCTCGCCGCCCGGCTCGGCGGCCCGCTGCCGCTGGCGGTCGCCAGCGCCGTCGCCACCGCGGTGCTGTTCGGCTCCTACGTGGTCGCCTGCCGGCGCACCTTCGGCCGCGCACCGCTGCCCACCCGCCACCTGA
- a CDS encoding oligosaccharide repeat unit polymerase, with product MTASLRARVSRPPDVGQRVGVWWLNPVALIGMVALPTTWLAYAIPDDRYRALWRTPKVLTLDWTLWFTVGLLLFIGGALLPAARGRARRVPDWPALSPADLRLLGRAATVTFWLVMVGYVAFLLAGARAGISPSVLVDILVDQELYGVGLRETLGTVPGLTTMTQFGVAFAVVTGVLMVADPASRPRHLRRLAVVFFLALCRAFFLSERLALLELLVPLIVVLVAGLSRSSTGARRASFLPAVLLPLVVAVFAAFEYSRSWVFYKAQGGQSFPTFVVERFAGYYVTAYNNGEIRLLHQTDASLPYDLLSAFWTAPGVGSLNLFRTLTGVDQESSYTDALTTFGNPEFNNTGGVVSPFVDLGLLGGLVFFLLAGLACGLLYRSLQEGRTWGLLLYPLVVLTLFELPRYLYLFQGRATPGLIALVTVALLVHRNRRRRTGARL from the coding sequence GTGACCGCCTCGCTGCGCGCCCGCGTCAGCCGGCCGCCGGACGTCGGCCAGCGGGTCGGCGTCTGGTGGCTCAACCCGGTCGCGCTGATCGGCATGGTCGCGCTGCCCACCACCTGGCTGGCCTACGCCATCCCCGACGACCGCTACCGCGCGCTGTGGCGCACCCCCAAGGTGCTCACCCTGGACTGGACGCTGTGGTTCACCGTCGGGCTGCTGCTGTTCATCGGCGGGGCGCTGCTGCCCGCCGCCCGCGGCCGCGCCCGCCGGGTGCCCGACTGGCCGGCGCTGTCCCCGGCCGACCTGCGGCTGCTCGGCCGCGCCGCCACGGTCACCTTCTGGCTGGTGATGGTCGGCTACGTCGCCTTCCTCCTCGCCGGCGCACGCGCGGGCATCTCCCCGAGCGTGCTGGTCGACATCCTGGTCGACCAGGAGCTCTACGGCGTCGGCCTGCGCGAGACCCTCGGCACCGTTCCCGGGCTGACCACGATGACCCAGTTCGGCGTCGCCTTCGCCGTCGTCACCGGGGTGCTGATGGTCGCCGACCCGGCGTCGCGCCCCCGCCACCTGCGCCGGCTGGCCGTGGTCTTCTTCCTCGCGCTGTGCCGGGCCTTCTTCCTCTCCGAGCGGTTGGCCCTGCTCGAGCTGCTCGTGCCGCTGATCGTGGTGCTCGTCGCCGGGCTCTCCCGGAGCTCCACCGGCGCCCGCCGCGCCTCGTTCCTGCCCGCGGTGCTGCTGCCGCTGGTGGTCGCCGTCTTTGCCGCCTTCGAGTACTCGCGCAGCTGGGTGTTCTACAAGGCGCAGGGAGGGCAGTCGTTCCCGACGTTCGTCGTCGAGCGGTTCGCCGGCTACTACGTCACCGCCTACAACAACGGCGAGATCCGGCTGCTGCACCAGACCGACGCCTCACTGCCCTACGACCTGCTGTCGGCCTTCTGGACCGCGCCCGGAGTGGGCAGCCTGAACCTGTTCCGCACCCTCACCGGCGTCGACCAGGAGAGCTCCTACACCGACGCGCTCACCACCTTCGGCAACCCCGAGTTCAACAACACCGGCGGTGTGGTCAGCCCGTTCGTCGACCTCGGCCTGCTCGGCGGGCTGGTGTTCTTCCTGCTCGCCGGCCTGGCCTGCGGGCTGCTCTACCGCTCGCTGCAGGAGGGCCGCACCTGGGGGCTGCTGCTCTACCCGCTCGTCGTGCTCACCCTCTTCGAGCTGCCCCGCTACCTCTACCTCTTCCAGGGCCGGGCCACCCCGGGCCTGATCGCCCTGGTCACCGTGGCCCTGCTGGTGCACCGGAACCGACGACGACGAACGGGAGCCCGGCTGTGA
- a CDS encoding glycosyltransferase family 4 protein: MTRPLRYLLVGTHVPASGAGGGMVRYVMELARGLAARDDVELHVLAGAGAQAAFTGIAEPDRVHTLPGHGPAGSAIERLAGGRVGGRMDVVHGTKHLLPRGVPGVGVLTVHDMLALDRPFDFGLAKRLLVRGPYLASLRAADALVCVSAATRDRVTAYLPSVAPRAVVVPHPDGSSLTAVAAEEVPELAGRTFALVVGDPSPRKNVGLVVDAWAQVRRHAPDAVLVVVGPDSWGPSDRGDAFAALVAAGAVAPMGHVSDARLRWLYEHARLVLCPSLAEGFGLPAAEALAFGAPVLTSEDPALAEASAGRAERLPGRRPEVWAEAVLAHLRTPAPPRTPVPARRGWADVVDETLEAVRRAGAR; the protein is encoded by the coding sequence GTGACCCGCCCGCTGCGCTACCTCCTGGTGGGCACCCACGTGCCCGCCTCCGGCGCCGGCGGCGGGATGGTCCGCTACGTCATGGAGCTCGCCCGCGGCCTCGCCGCCCGCGACGACGTCGAGCTGCACGTGCTCGCCGGCGCCGGCGCGCAGGCGGCGTTCACCGGCATCGCCGAGCCCGACCGGGTGCACACCCTGCCCGGCCACGGCCCGGCCGGCTCCGCGATCGAGCGGCTGGCCGGCGGCCGGGTCGGCGGCCGGATGGACGTCGTGCACGGCACCAAGCACCTGCTGCCCCGCGGGGTGCCCGGCGTCGGCGTGCTCACCGTGCACGACATGCTCGCCCTGGACCGGCCCTTCGACTTCGGCCTGGCCAAGCGGTTGCTCGTGCGCGGGCCCTACCTCGCCTCGCTGCGCGCCGCCGACGCCCTCGTCTGCGTCAGCGCAGCGACCCGCGACCGGGTCACCGCCTACCTGCCGTCGGTGGCGCCGCGCGCCGTCGTCGTCCCGCACCCCGACGGCTCCAGCCTCACCGCCGTCGCCGCCGAGGAGGTGCCCGAGCTCGCCGGGCGCACCTTCGCGCTGGTGGTCGGGGACCCCTCGCCGCGCAAGAACGTCGGGCTGGTCGTGGACGCGTGGGCGCAGGTGCGCCGGCACGCCCCCGACGCGGTGCTGGTCGTCGTCGGGCCGGACAGCTGGGGCCCCAGCGACCGGGGGGATGCCTTCGCCGCGCTGGTCGCCGCGGGCGCCGTCGCCCCGATGGGGCACGTCTCCGACGCCCGGCTGCGCTGGCTCTACGAGCACGCCCGCCTGGTGCTCTGCCCGAGCCTGGCCGAGGGCTTCGGGCTGCCCGCGGCCGAGGCGCTCGCCTTCGGCGCCCCCGTGCTCACCAGCGAGGACCCGGCGCTGGCCGAGGCCTCCGCCGGCCGCGCGGAGCGGCTGCCCGGCCGCCGGCCGGAGGTGTGGGCCGAGGCGGTGCTGGCGCACCTGCGCACCCCGGCACCCCCGCGCACCCCCGTCCCGGCCCGGCGCGGCTGGGCCGACGTCGTCGACGAGACCCTGGAGGCGGTGCGGCGTGCCGGAGCCCGCTGA
- a CDS encoding glycosyl hydrolase family 28-related protein: MPASAQDLPDEPARGDTARRWGTARRLAGVSTALLLCVAAVTGTAAWAGGDTSAADARAADPPAAEATARTAPTTPALARDQAPAPSRAQAPATAAGTAAAQAGQAIARALPSNPPASTAPGTTSPGPASAPTAAAAASTAPAMAALPAGTRTAYVDQFGAVGNGVTDDTRALQRAFDTVPSGTTLVFRPGATYLHSDVLRVTRPGLTLVGTGSTLTATEETRSAVHVSGDRVSLTGLTLTLATSTQRFHAYEQMKLRVSGDDVVLRDVHVRGAAAAGIYVGNGAARFLLDRVTVTDSRADGVHVTGGARDGRVVSPVTTNTGDDGVAVVSYRADGRPVERVRISSPRVNGTTWGRGISVVGGTDITYTDVDVRDTDAGGVYLGSEGDPYWTFPSVRVLVDGGRVTGANTNPDKDHGAVIVYAGNPGTTTADVTVRRLTIAGTRATAPWDVGVLAGPGATVTRVTLTDLTLTDGARSPFWTNVPAAVRLVGVRDDGVAVANRLGW; the protein is encoded by the coding sequence ATGCCCGCGTCCGCCCAGGACCTCCCGGACGAGCCGGCTCGTGGGGACACCGCCCGCCGGTGGGGCACCGCCCGCCGCCTGGCCGGGGTCAGCACCGCGCTGCTGCTGTGCGTCGCCGCCGTCACCGGCACCGCGGCGTGGGCGGGCGGGGACACCTCGGCCGCCGACGCCCGGGCCGCGGACCCGCCGGCCGCCGAAGCGACCGCCCGCACCGCCCCCACCACCCCCGCGCTTGCGCGCGATCAAGCACCCGCGCCTTCGCGCGCACAAGCACCGGCGACGGCCGCCGGGACCGCTGCCGCGCAGGCCGGGCAGGCGATCGCCCGAGCGCTCCCGAGCAACCCTCCGGCGTCGACCGCGCCGGGCACCACCTCCCCGGGTCCAGCGTCCGCGCCTACCGCCGCCGCGGCCGCCTCGACCGCGCCCGCGATGGCCGCGCTCCCGGCCGGCACCCGGACGGCGTACGTCGACCAGTTCGGCGCGGTCGGCAACGGGGTCACCGACGACACCCGGGCGCTGCAGCGGGCGTTCGACACCGTGCCCAGCGGCACCACGCTGGTGTTCCGTCCCGGCGCCACCTACCTGCACTCCGACGTGCTGCGGGTGACCCGGCCGGGCCTGACGCTGGTCGGCACCGGGTCGACGCTGACCGCCACCGAGGAGACCCGCTCGGCGGTGCACGTCTCCGGCGACCGGGTGAGCCTCACCGGGCTGACCCTGACGCTGGCCACCTCGACGCAGCGCTTCCACGCCTACGAGCAGATGAAGCTGCGCGTCTCCGGCGACGACGTGGTGCTGCGCGACGTGCACGTGCGCGGCGCGGCCGCGGCCGGCATCTACGTCGGCAACGGGGCGGCGCGCTTCCTGCTGGACCGCGTGACCGTGACCGACAGCCGGGCCGACGGCGTGCACGTCACCGGCGGCGCGCGCGACGGCCGGGTGGTCTCCCCGGTCACCACCAACACCGGCGACGACGGCGTCGCGGTGGTCTCCTACCGGGCCGACGGCCGGCCGGTGGAGCGGGTGCGGATCAGCTCACCGCGGGTGAACGGCACCACCTGGGGCCGGGGCATCTCGGTGGTCGGCGGCACCGACATCACCTACACCGACGTCGACGTGCGCGACACCGACGCCGGCGGGGTCTACCTGGGCAGCGAGGGCGACCCGTACTGGACGTTCCCGTCGGTGCGGGTGCTGGTCGACGGCGGCCGGGTGACCGGGGCGAACACCAACCCGGACAAGGACCACGGCGCGGTGATCGTCTACGCCGGCAACCCCGGGACGACGACCGCCGACGTCACCGTGCGGCGCCTGACGATCGCCGGCACCCGGGCCACCGCCCCGTGGGACGTCGGGGTGCTGGCCGGGCCGGGCGCCACGGTGACCCGGGTGACGCTCACCGACCTGACGCTGACCGACGGCGCGCGGTCGCCGTTCTGGACCAACGTGCCCGCCGCCGTCCGGCTGGTCGGGGTGCGCGACGACGGCGTCGCGGTGGCGAACCGCCTCGGCTGGTGA
- a CDS encoding glycosyl hydrolase family 28-related protein, producing MTSPAALPRPVAPSVGHLGLAGVLALALAALASTGAPGGGDRVAPTPAAVDAPHARPDPPSGGRLLAGLVSGAAVAGAAAVAAGASWPVPVESFGAVGDGVTDDTAALQEAFDSVPPGTTLVLRSGAAYLHSAVLTVDTADTTLSGDGATLVAGDEQASTLQVAADGVTVEGLTLTTPEISQRWDPFETTGVWVTGDSAVLRDVHVRGAGGAGIAVTDGARDFLLDHVTVADSRADGIHMTGAVQDGRVVSPVTTNTGDDGVAVVSYRKDGAPSERVSIESPTVNGTTWGRGVTVVGGNDITYTDVTVRDTDAAGVYVGSEGDPYWTYPAVGVLVDGGTVTGANENPDTDHGAVLVFAGNPGTTTADVTVQGLTISGTRSSAPWDTGVLVAPGADAEQVTFTDLALDAGPEAPFWTNEPSAVQVSDVTVDGAEVPASQGG from the coding sequence GTGACGTCCCCGGCCGCCCTCCCCCGGCCTGTCGCCCCCTCGGTGGGGCACCTGGGGCTCGCCGGCGTGCTCGCCCTGGCCCTGGCCGCCCTGGCGTCGACCGGGGCGCCCGGTGGGGGCGACCGGGTGGCGCCGACGCCGGCCGCGGTCGACGCGCCGCACGCGCGGCCGGACCCGCCCTCCGGTGGCCGCCTGCTGGCCGGGCTGGTGAGCGGGGCGGCGGTGGCGGGCGCCGCCGCCGTCGCGGCCGGGGCGTCGTGGCCGGTGCCGGTCGAGTCCTTCGGCGCGGTCGGGGACGGCGTCACCGACGACACGGCGGCGCTGCAGGAGGCCTTCGACTCCGTACCGCCCGGGACCACACTCGTGCTGCGCAGCGGTGCCGCGTACCTGCACTCGGCGGTGCTCACCGTGGACACGGCGGACACCACCCTCTCCGGCGACGGCGCCACCCTGGTGGCCGGCGACGAGCAGGCCTCGACCCTGCAGGTGGCGGCCGACGGCGTCACCGTCGAGGGGCTGACCCTCACCACGCCGGAGATCTCGCAGCGGTGGGACCCGTTCGAGACGACCGGGGTGTGGGTGACCGGCGATTCCGCCGTCCTGCGCGACGTGCACGTGCGCGGCGCGGGCGGCGCCGGCATCGCGGTCACCGACGGCGCCCGGGACTTCCTGCTCGACCACGTCACGGTGGCCGACAGCCGCGCCGACGGCATCCACATGACCGGAGCCGTGCAGGACGGCCGGGTGGTCTCCCCGGTCACCACCAACACCGGCGACGACGGGGTGGCGGTGGTGTCGTACCGGAAGGACGGCGCCCCCAGCGAACGGGTGAGCATCGAGTCGCCCACGGTGAACGGCACGACCTGGGGCCGCGGGGTCACGGTGGTGGGCGGCAACGACATCACCTACACCGACGTGACCGTCCGGGACACCGACGCGGCCGGGGTGTACGTGGGCAGCGAGGGTGATCCGTACTGGACCTACCCGGCGGTCGGCGTCCTGGTCGACGGCGGCACGGTCACCGGCGCCAACGAGAACCCGGACACCGACCACGGCGCCGTCCTGGTCTTCGCGGGCAACCCCGGCACGACCACGGCCGACGTGACCGTCCAGGGGCTGACGATCAGCGGCACGCGCAGCAGCGCCCCCTGGGACACCGGTGTCCTCGTCGCACCCGGCGCCGACGCCGAACAGGTGACCTTCACCGACCTGGCGCTCGACGCCGGGCCGGAGGCCCCCTTCTGGACCAACGAACCGTCGGCGGTGCAGGTGTCGGACGTGACGGTCGACGGAGCCGAGGTGCCCGCGTCGCAGGGCGGGTGA
- a CDS encoding glycosyltransferase — MNAALEALDADATSGGGVRILHVSQPVEAGVARVVAGLVADQRARGWDVAVACPPQGWLADQVRATGARLVPWRATRAPGPTVPAEALALRRVVRDTDPQLVHLHSSKAGLAGRLALRGSRQTVFQPHSWSFEAVTGPLQAACRMWERAAQRWTHLTVNVSEAERSSGRAAGVAGASVVVPNGVDPTRWTPGDRATARRELSFPDPAAPTVVCVGRLARQKGQDLMLAAWPAVRAAVPGARLVLIGDGPDEAQLRAQADESVTIVAGQQLELWYAAADVVAVPSRWEAGLPLVAMEAMASERALVAFDVAGIGSSLDGAGAAVPAFEVPALAAQLVIRLLDPKLAAKEGAVGRDVATTRFSAATSQAATAAQLLGLRQRT, encoded by the coding sequence GTGAACGCTGCTCTCGAGGCCCTCGACGCGGACGCGACCTCCGGAGGCGGTGTCCGCATCCTGCACGTCAGCCAGCCGGTCGAGGCCGGGGTGGCCCGCGTCGTGGCCGGTCTGGTGGCCGACCAGCGGGCCCGCGGCTGGGACGTCGCGGTGGCCTGCCCGCCGCAGGGCTGGCTGGCCGACCAGGTGCGCGCGACCGGCGCCCGGCTGGTGCCGTGGCGGGCCACCCGCGCCCCGGGGCCGACCGTGCCGGCCGAGGCGCTGGCGCTGCGCCGCGTGGTCCGGGACACCGACCCGCAGCTGGTGCACCTGCACAGTTCCAAGGCGGGGCTGGCCGGCCGGCTGGCGCTGCGCGGCTCCCGGCAGACGGTCTTCCAGCCCCACTCGTGGTCGTTCGAGGCGGTGACCGGGCCGCTGCAGGCCGCCTGCCGCATGTGGGAGCGCGCCGCGCAGCGCTGGACGCACCTCACCGTCAACGTCAGCGAGGCCGAGCGCAGCAGCGGCCGCGCCGCCGGTGTCGCCGGTGCGTCCGTGGTCGTGCCCAACGGCGTCGACCCCACCCGCTGGACACCGGGTGACCGGGCGACGGCCCGGCGCGAGCTGTCCTTCCCCGACCCGGCCGCACCGACCGTCGTCTGCGTGGGCCGGCTGGCCCGGCAGAAGGGCCAGGACCTGATGCTGGCGGCCTGGCCCGCGGTGCGCGCGGCCGTGCCCGGCGCCCGGCTGGTGCTGATCGGCGATGGCCCGGACGAGGCGCAGCTGCGCGCGCAGGCCGACGAGTCGGTCACCATCGTCGCGGGCCAGCAGCTCGAGCTCTGGTACGCCGCCGCCGACGTCGTCGCGGTGCCCTCCCGCTGGGAGGCGGGGCTGCCGCTGGTGGCGATGGAGGCGATGGCCTCCGAGCGCGCGCTGGTCGCCTTCGACGTCGCCGGCATCGGCAGCTCGCTGGACGGCGCCGGCGCCGCCGTCCCGGCGTTCGAGGTGCCTGCCCTGGCCGCGCAGCTGGTCATCCGCCTGCTCGACCCGAAGCTGGCCGCGAAGGAGGGCGCGGTGGGCCGCGACGTGGCGACCACCCGGTTCTCCGCCGCCACCTCCCAGGCGGCCACCGCCGCCCAGTTGCTGGGCCTGCGGCAGCGCACGTGA